One stretch of Niallia sp. XMNu-256 DNA includes these proteins:
- the spoVAE gene encoding stage V sporulation protein AE, with protein sequence MLSMFFWAFVVGGLICVVGQLLFDVAKLTPGHALSLLVVIGALLDGLGLYEPLIDFAGAGATVPILSFGNSLVHGAMQEAEQHGIIGVLTGMFEITSSGISAAIVFGFLGALIFKPKG encoded by the coding sequence ATGTTATCGATGTTTTTTTGGGCTTTTGTCGTTGGTGGACTTATATGTGTGGTAGGTCAGTTGTTATTTGATGTGGCAAAATTAACACCAGGTCATGCGTTAAGTCTATTAGTGGTTATCGGAGCCTTACTTGATGGGTTAGGGTTGTATGAGCCACTTATTGACTTTGCAGGAGCTGGAGCGACTGTTCCGATTTTGAGTTTCGGAAACTCCCTTGTTCATGGTGCCATGCAGGAAGCGGAGCAACATGGAATTATTGGTGTATTGACAGGAATGTTTGAAATTACAAGTTCAGGAATCTCAGCAGCAATCGTCTTTGGTTTTCTAGGGGCACTCATCTTTAAACCGAAAGGCTGA
- a CDS encoding YjcZ family sporulation protein, protein MGFCGGYGYGGGGGYVGGYGGGNTFVLIVVLFILLIIVGCSFC, encoded by the coding sequence ATGGGCTTCTGTGGTGGATACGGCTATGGTGGCGGCGGCGGTTATGTCGGCGGCTATGGCGGTGGTAACACTTTTGTGTTGATCGTCGTACTGTTTATTTTATTAATCATCGTTGGTTGCAGCTTCTGTTAA
- a CDS encoding stage VI sporulation protein F, with product MDNHFFKNLEKKTGVNMNEILELANSLQNANFKDEKTVRHVIQRVSKIANKPVSKETENKIVESIVKDGKQLDFNTISKMMNKK from the coding sequence ATGGATAATCATTTCTTTAAAAATCTTGAGAAGAAAACAGGCGTAAATATGAATGAGATTTTAGAGTTAGCGAATTCATTACAAAATGCTAATTTTAAGGATGAAAAAACAGTACGTCATGTCATTCAACGTGTTTCAAAAATAGCAAATAAACCAGTATCGAAAGAAACGGAAAATAAAATTGTTGAATCAATTGTTAAAGATGGGAAACAATTAGATTTTAATACGATTTCGAAAATGATGAATAAGAAGTAA
- a CDS encoding ATP-dependent helicase yields MKTAIKGDQLIHLEMIDRSSYQRLYEEAKKGQLLCPVCSENVRLILGIEKDPYFQHHSHKTKICQFEQTQNEVAVSVVSDQELNGFRLPKSRAISEPMEIRKPFKSAKTIKGISDFQSDHKELPTARSPYIEALQQHKIYLDHNQIEAVVHPNGALLVLAGAGSGKTRVLTARTAYLMTQLGVEANQIMLVTFTAKAAKEMKQRLLNYPSIHNRDIQQLVSGTFHSLFYRILSHHQPQKWNSQKLLNKEWQRRQILKEAGKQLDLDEKEFAYDAAIAQIGLWKNSLLSPDEVKPISTWEEKTVFLYKKYEEFKHRQELFDFDDMLTGCYELFREDDRLLQLYQNRFQYFLIDEFQDINKVQYELIKILSAKNKNVFAVGDDDQAIYAFRGSNPQYLREFEKDFPYADVVLLNENYRSTHEIVSLANGIILENKQRRPKKMHAQYTIEKKPILFFPYDEEEEATMIVTDIGEKISEGANPNDFAILFRTNTSSRAIFERLTNSSLPFIIDQDIESFYERFIVRSMLGFLKLSVNEDDPSAMSDIFPALFLKQSVLTDMKASSILNDTTLLQCLNDVKTNFAFQEKKLKKVLPVVRSLSSLSPLEAINKVEKELGFGEFIKKRGSEGNQWDKGSDDLRDLKVAAKNFTSIQEFLQHTNHMAAMNKEIKMQSKQRKDGITLSTIHRSKGLEYKTVYIIGTVDGSLPHDFALDSLREGDREPLEEERRLLYVAITRAKEALYLSVPNHWRGKKAKPSRFLSSVRY; encoded by the coding sequence ATGAAAACAGCGATTAAAGGGGATCAGCTCATCCATTTAGAAATGATCGATCGTTCCTCTTATCAACGATTATATGAAGAAGCAAAAAAAGGACAATTGCTTTGTCCTGTTTGTTCAGAGAATGTACGGCTTATTTTAGGGATTGAAAAGGATCCTTATTTCCAGCATCATTCACATAAAACGAAAATTTGTCAATTCGAACAAACTCAAAATGAAGTCGCTGTATCGGTTGTATCAGACCAGGAGTTAAATGGGTTTCGACTTCCTAAATCTAGAGCAATCTCTGAGCCAATGGAGATACGAAAACCTTTCAAGTCAGCAAAAACGATTAAAGGAATCTCTGACTTTCAATCGGACCATAAAGAATTACCTACTGCTCGCTCCCCTTATATTGAAGCACTTCAGCAGCATAAAATCTATTTGGATCACAATCAAATAGAGGCGGTCGTTCACCCAAATGGTGCTTTGCTTGTTTTAGCCGGAGCCGGTAGCGGCAAAACTAGAGTATTAACAGCAAGAACGGCCTACCTTATGACACAGCTAGGTGTTGAAGCAAATCAGATCATGCTCGTTACATTTACGGCCAAAGCGGCGAAAGAAATGAAACAAAGACTACTAAACTATCCATCTATTCATAATCGTGACATTCAACAACTCGTCTCAGGTACCTTTCACAGCTTATTCTATCGGATTCTTAGTCATCACCAGCCCCAAAAATGGAACAGTCAAAAGCTTTTAAATAAAGAATGGCAGCGACGACAAATTTTGAAGGAAGCTGGTAAACAACTAGATCTCGATGAAAAAGAGTTTGCCTATGATGCGGCGATCGCACAAATCGGCCTTTGGAAGAATTCACTCCTTTCACCGGATGAGGTAAAGCCAATATCAACTTGGGAAGAAAAAACAGTATTTTTATATAAAAAATATGAGGAATTTAAACACCGTCAAGAACTATTCGATTTTGATGACATGTTAACAGGATGTTATGAACTATTTCGGGAAGATGATCGATTACTACAACTCTATCAAAATCGATTTCAATATTTTCTCATTGATGAGTTTCAGGATATTAATAAAGTTCAGTATGAGCTAATCAAAATACTTTCTGCCAAAAACAAAAATGTCTTTGCCGTTGGAGATGATGATCAAGCGATCTATGCTTTTCGAGGCAGCAATCCACAATACTTGCGTGAGTTTGAAAAAGACTTTCCCTATGCAGACGTCGTTCTGTTAAATGAAAATTATCGTTCAACCCATGAAATTGTTTCTTTAGCTAATGGAATTATTTTAGAAAACAAACAAAGGCGCCCGAAAAAAATGCACGCACAATATACAATCGAAAAAAAACCGATTTTATTTTTTCCTTATGATGAAGAAGAGGAAGCGACAATGATTGTTACTGATATTGGAGAAAAAATCTCGGAAGGTGCTAATCCAAATGATTTTGCGATCCTATTCCGGACCAATACTTCCAGTCGAGCGATTTTTGAAAGACTCACCAACTCAAGCCTTCCTTTCATCATCGATCAAGATATTGAATCTTTTTATGAACGATTTATCGTTCGAAGTATGCTTGGTTTTTTAAAACTAAGTGTGAATGAAGATGATCCGTCTGCCATGTCTGATATTTTTCCGGCTTTATTTCTGAAACAAAGTGTCTTAACCGATATGAAGGCTAGTAGCATTTTAAACGATACCACATTGCTACAATGCTTAAATGATGTTAAAACGAATTTTGCTTTTCAAGAGAAAAAATTAAAGAAGGTCTTACCCGTCGTTCGTTCCCTCTCTTCCCTTTCACCTCTTGAGGCCATTAATAAAGTGGAGAAAGAGCTTGGTTTTGGGGAGTTTATTAAAAAACGAGGAAGTGAAGGGAATCAGTGGGATAAAGGTTCAGATGATCTTCGGGATTTAAAGGTGGCTGCCAAGAACTTTACATCCATACAAGAGTTTCTCCAACACACAAACCATATGGCAGCTATGAACAAGGAAATCAAAATGCAAAGCAAACAACGTAAAGACGGAATTACATTAAGTACCATTCATCGATCAAAAGGATTAGAATATAAAACAGTCTATATCATCGGAACGGTAGATGGCAGTTTGCCCCATGACTTTGCCTTGGATTCGTTACGTGAAGGCGACCGCGAACCACTTGAGGAAGAAAGGCGTTTACTTTATGTTGCGATCACCCGGGCAAAAGAGGCTTTATACCTTTCAGTTCCTAATCATTGGCGAGGGAAAAAAGCAAAACCATCAAGGTTTTTATCTTCTGTACGGTATTAA
- a CDS encoding GNAT family N-acetyltransferase: protein MEVKIVTNEEQLNDAFSIRKKVFVDEQQVPEEEEIDSLESEATHFLLLNNGKPTGAGRFRVVDGYGKVERICILKESRGTGAGKALMDKVQAFASEEGLNKLKLNAQTYAIPFYEKLGFKVVSEEFLDAGIPHKTMIKQL, encoded by the coding sequence ATTGAAGTGAAGATTGTAACCAACGAAGAGCAATTAAATGACGCATTTTCCATTCGAAAAAAAGTATTTGTTGACGAACAACAAGTACCTGAGGAAGAAGAAATTGATTCCCTTGAGTCAGAGGCAACTCATTTTCTTCTATTAAATAACGGAAAACCTACTGGTGCCGGTCGTTTTCGAGTAGTAGACGGTTATGGAAAGGTGGAACGCATTTGTATTTTAAAAGAGTCCCGTGGAACAGGTGCTGGAAAAGCCCTCATGGATAAAGTACAAGCTTTTGCCAGTGAAGAAGGCTTAAATAAATTAAAGTTAAATGCTCAAACTTATGCAATTCCATTTTATGAAAAGCTTGGGTTTAAAGTTGTCTCAGAAGAATTTCTTGATGCCGGAATCCCCCATAAAACAATGATCAAACAACTGTAA
- a CDS encoding TAXI family TRAP transporter solute-binding subunit has product MKKKHSLLMIFLLVLGTILAACSSSSSSSNEDSSGSKELKFISILTGGTGGTYYPLGGAFANIITEETGIETNAETSGASAENMTTLKAGDAEIAFSQTDISSYAVDGTMMFDGNPVDNIQAIGTLYPETIQIVTTEKSGIKSVEDLKGKKVSIGAPGSGTALNAEQILEVHGMTLEDISKQDLSFDESTTGIQDGTIDAAFVTAGTPTGAVEGLAATEGIVIVPIQQDKVDVLIEKYPFYISDEITAGTYGLEEAVSTVAVQAMLVVRADLSEGLVYDITKALFENMDGVQHAKAKLIKVEDALNGVGIDVHPGAQKYFDEIGVTADQ; this is encoded by the coding sequence TTGAAAAAGAAACACTCTTTATTAATGATTTTTCTACTTGTTTTAGGGACGATTTTAGCTGCTTGCAGTAGTTCTAGCTCAAGCTCAAACGAGGACTCAAGTGGTTCAAAAGAGTTGAAATTTATTAGTATTTTAACAGGGGGAACAGGCGGTACATATTACCCGCTTGGAGGAGCCTTTGCTAATATCATTACAGAAGAAACTGGAATTGAGACAAATGCAGAAACATCTGGTGCCTCTGCAGAAAACATGACCACTCTAAAAGCCGGTGATGCTGAAATTGCATTTTCACAAACAGATATCTCATCCTATGCAGTTGATGGAACGATGATGTTTGATGGAAACCCCGTTGACAATATCCAAGCCATTGGAACCCTCTATCCAGAAACAATTCAAATTGTTACAACCGAAAAGTCAGGAATCAAATCGGTTGAAGATTTAAAAGGGAAAAAGGTTTCAATTGGGGCGCCTGGCTCAGGTACCGCTCTTAATGCAGAACAAATTTTAGAAGTACATGGCATGACATTAGAAGATATTAGCAAACAAGACCTTTCATTTGATGAATCAACGACTGGAATTCAAGATGGTACGATTGATGCAGCCTTTGTAACCGCAGGGACGCCAACGGGGGCTGTTGAAGGTTTGGCAGCAACCGAAGGAATTGTAATCGTACCTATTCAACAAGATAAAGTCGATGTATTAATAGAAAAGTATCCTTTTTATATTAGTGATGAGATAACAGCAGGAACTTATGGTTTAGAAGAAGCTGTCTCAACCGTTGCTGTCCAAGCAATGTTAGTCGTTCGGGCTGATTTATCTGAAGGTCTCGTCTATGATATAACGAAAGCGCTTTTTGAGAACATGGATGGAGTACAGCATGCAAAAGCTAAATTAATTAAGGTTGAAGATGCTTTAAATGGTGTTGGGATTGACGTTCACCCTGGTGCCCAGAAGTACTTTGATGAAATTGGTGTAACGGCGGATCAATAA
- a CDS encoding DUF1850 domain-containing protein gives MIIKKRKLLIVLFSVLFVISIFILIPYQRCLVFQFQNSGQVIAYMPISSSESFRIKYTHSIHLSDVVESYKLTKDGEIKLYEMEYEDFSIGMPSHASDGERFEQIDGKYYLKNMNQVFPSFDLRVGKVRADHTLIFKGKEYPLSHSIEPGTWTRIKIEKINLWQQWKGVNIIE, from the coding sequence ATGATTATAAAAAAACGTAAATTACTTATTGTGTTATTTTCTGTTCTATTTGTCATCTCTATTTTTATCCTGATTCCTTATCAAAGATGCTTAGTTTTTCAGTTTCAAAACAGTGGGCAAGTGATCGCCTATATGCCAATCTCATCTAGTGAAAGTTTTCGTATAAAGTACACCCATTCTATCCATTTATCCGATGTCGTTGAAAGTTATAAGTTAACAAAAGATGGAGAAATAAAACTATACGAAATGGAGTATGAAGATTTTTCTATCGGGATGCCTTCCCATGCATCAGACGGTGAACGATTTGAGCAAATAGATGGAAAATATTATTTGAAAAATATGAATCAGGTCTTTCCTTCATTTGATTTAAGAGTAGGAAAAGTGCGTGCGGATCACACACTCATTTTTAAGGGAAAAGAGTATCCTTTAAGCCATTCTATTGAACCAGGGACCTGGACGCGAATAAAGATCGAAAAAATTAATTTATGGCAGCAATGGAAAGGAGTGAACATCATTGAGTAA
- a CDS encoding TRAP transporter permease, whose amino-acid sequence MSKRYETLSEEEQQELLQKYDPEAGTRKLIGIVGWIAFFGLLAFSLFQVYTSVFGVLTAQLQRSIHLGFALALIFLLFPARKKDRGKKHRVAWYDLIFAAASVVVGGYWPLLIDQLVNRVGRLTDTDFLIGLLAIVLVLEATRRTVGLPIMIIAILFIIYALFGPYMPGSLAHRGLDLDRLVQTMFYTTEGILGTPLGVSSTFIFLFLLFGSFLIKTGVGEYFNDLAILVAGRRVGGPAKVAIFSSALQGTISGSSVANVVTSGAFTIPMMKNLGYRKEFAGAVEASSSTGGQLMPPIMGAAAFLMAEFIGIPYAEIALAAAIPAILYFSGVWIVTHFEAKKTGLRGLSKEEMPDRHVIMKKLYLLIPILAIILLLMTGMSIMLAALYSIVISIVVSAFSKETRMSFKDIIDALVDGAKTALGVAAATACAGIIVGVVTKTGLGLKLANGLLDIADGALLPTLFLTMIASLILGMGSPTTANYVITSTIAAPAIIMLGVPDLSAHLFVFYFGIIADITPPVALAAFSAAAISGGEPIKTGFDSTKLAIAAFIIPYMFVFSPELLLIDTTWYYVIWMFLTAMFGMVAVGAGVVGYWYRKISWIERILAVVSGLLLIYPEGFSDLIGLVIFAGLIAYQFIVKNHNHPKPQVSG is encoded by the coding sequence TTGAGTAAACGATATGAAACCTTATCAGAGGAGGAACAACAGGAATTACTACAAAAATATGATCCAGAGGCTGGCACGAGAAAGTTAATCGGGATCGTCGGATGGATTGCTTTTTTTGGTTTGTTAGCCTTTTCGCTTTTTCAAGTATATACTTCCGTGTTTGGTGTGCTTACTGCACAGCTTCAGCGTTCCATCCATTTAGGTTTTGCCTTAGCACTCATTTTTTTACTTTTTCCAGCGAGAAAAAAGGACCGTGGTAAAAAGCATCGTGTTGCTTGGTATGACTTAATTTTTGCAGCGGCTTCTGTAGTAGTGGGAGGGTATTGGCCACTATTAATCGATCAGCTAGTTAATCGTGTGGGGCGCTTAACCGATACGGATTTCCTCATCGGATTACTCGCGATTGTTTTGGTATTAGAAGCTACTCGTCGTACAGTTGGATTACCAATTATGATAATCGCGATTCTGTTTATCATTTATGCTTTATTTGGTCCTTACATGCCAGGCAGTCTAGCTCATCGCGGATTAGATCTTGATCGGCTTGTTCAAACGATGTTTTATACAACGGAAGGAATTTTGGGAACACCACTTGGGGTGTCGTCCACGTTTATCTTCCTATTTTTACTCTTCGGCTCTTTTTTAATTAAAACAGGAGTTGGGGAATATTTTAATGATTTAGCGATTTTGGTTGCAGGGAGGCGAGTAGGGGGACCTGCGAAGGTTGCTATTTTCTCCAGTGCCTTACAAGGAACGATCAGCGGGAGTTCTGTGGCAAATGTAGTTACCTCAGGAGCCTTTACGATTCCAATGATGAAAAATTTAGGGTATCGGAAAGAGTTTGCTGGAGCGGTGGAGGCATCCTCATCAACAGGTGGACAATTAATGCCGCCGATTATGGGGGCAGCTGCATTTTTGATGGCAGAGTTTATTGGCATCCCTTATGCGGAAATTGCTTTAGCAGCAGCTATTCCTGCGATTCTCTACTTTTCTGGGGTTTGGATCGTTACCCATTTTGAAGCGAAGAAAACAGGGTTGCGTGGATTAAGTAAAGAAGAAATGCCTGATCGTCATGTAATTATGAAAAAACTCTATTTGTTAATCCCAATTCTTGCGATTATTCTCCTCTTAATGACAGGAATGAGTATCATGCTCGCGGCACTTTATTCGATCGTTATTTCGATCGTCGTGAGCGCATTTAGTAAAGAAACGAGGATGAGTTTTAAGGATATTATTGATGCATTAGTTGATGGAGCCAAAACGGCATTAGGGGTAGCGGCCGCAACTGCTTGTGCAGGGATTATTGTTGGCGTCGTGACGAAAACAGGACTTGGTTTAAAGTTGGCCAATGGATTGTTAGATATTGCTGACGGGGCCTTACTGCCTACTCTATTTTTAACCATGATTGCGTCTTTAATTCTTGGAATGGGGTCACCGACGACGGCTAATTATGTTATTACTTCAACAATTGCCGCACCGGCAATCATCATGCTTGGAGTGCCAGATTTATCGGCGCACTTGTTTGTCTTTTATTTTGGAATTATTGCTGATATTACACCGCCTGTAGCCCTTGCTGCCTTTTCTGCAGCCGCTATATCCGGAGGGGAGCCAATAAAAACTGGGTTTGACTCGACGAAATTAGCAATAGCAGCCTTTATTATTCCGTACATGTTTGTGTTCTCACCAGAGTTATTATTAATTGACACTACTTGGTATTATGTCATCTGGATGTTCTTGACAGCTATGTTTGGCATGGTCGCTGTTGGAGCAGGCGTCGTTGGTTATTGGTACAGAAAGATTTCGTGGATAGAACGAATTCTTGCCGTTGTTTCAGGATTATTGTTAATTTACCCAGAAGGATTTTCTGATTTAATCGGACTCGTCATCTTTGCGGGGTTAATTGCTTATCAATTTATAGTTAAAAATCATAATCATCCGAAGCCACAGGTGTCGGGATAA
- a CDS encoding MFS transporter produces the protein MTIAAIGSIPLILVLGNSMLIPILPKMKSELGITQFQTSLLISVFSISAAIMIPILGYLSDRFSRKAIVIPALILYGCGGILAGAAAAWFDSAYTWILAGRIMQGIGAAGTTSMAMALTGDLFKGGEQSKVLGLVEASNGFGKVVSPIIGSLLALLVWYAVFFAFPIFCLVSILLAIFFIKEKKSNKESTPLGEYVKGLVSVFKTEGRWLLVAYLAGATCLFTLFGILFYISDILEVDYAIDGVLKGAILAIPLLFMTTTSYITGSNIGKKMKRMKKLIVFGLFLMSISFASLILVKGLIPFFSILVISSIGTGLALPCINSFITGSVSTDQRGFVTSLYGSVRFLGVAIGPPVYSALMNWSRPGMFLSTAGLTLFVGILCIFLIQVGKKEKSPEPNKKKDTLFDKLQLT, from the coding sequence ATGACCATAGCCGCAATTGGATCAATTCCGCTTATTCTTGTACTAGGAAACTCCATGTTAATCCCAATTTTGCCAAAAATGAAAAGCGAATTAGGCATTACTCAATTTCAGACTAGCTTACTGATTTCCGTTTTTTCCATTAGTGCTGCGATCATGATTCCAATCTTAGGGTATCTATCAGATCGATTTTCTCGAAAAGCAATCGTGATTCCAGCTCTTATTTTGTATGGATGTGGCGGAATCTTAGCTGGGGCTGCAGCCGCATGGTTTGACAGTGCTTATACTTGGATTCTTGCTGGCCGAATCATGCAAGGGATTGGGGCTGCAGGAACAACCTCCATGGCTATGGCTTTAACAGGTGATTTATTCAAAGGAGGAGAACAAAGTAAAGTATTGGGTCTTGTAGAAGCATCTAATGGATTCGGAAAAGTGGTGAGCCCAATTATTGGATCGTTACTTGCCCTTCTTGTCTGGTATGCAGTGTTTTTTGCTTTCCCAATTTTTTGTTTAGTCTCTATACTGCTAGCCATATTCTTTATTAAGGAAAAAAAGTCCAACAAAGAAAGCACACCTCTAGGGGAATATGTTAAAGGGCTCGTTTCTGTCTTTAAAACAGAAGGACGATGGCTGCTTGTTGCCTATTTAGCTGGAGCAACCTGCCTTTTTACTTTATTTGGGATTTTATTTTATATTTCGGATATTCTCGAGGTGGACTATGCTATTGACGGAGTTTTAAAAGGAGCAATTTTAGCGATTCCACTATTATTTATGACGACAACTTCATATATAACCGGTAGTAATATTGGAAAAAAGATGAAACGCATGAAGAAATTAATTGTTTTCGGGTTATTTTTAATGTCTATCTCATTTGCATCGTTAATCCTTGTTAAAGGATTAATTCCTTTTTTCTCCATTCTAGTCATTAGCTCAATAGGGACAGGTCTTGCTTTGCCTTGTATAAATAGTTTTATTACTGGCTCTGTATCTACGGACCAACGTGGGTTTGTTACTTCTTTGTACGGCTCTGTTCGATTTTTAGGGGTTGCAATTGGACCACCGGTATACAGCGCTCTTATGAATTGGTCTCGACCAGGAATGTTTCTATCAACAGCCGGTTTAACGCTTTTTGTTGGAATCCTTTGTATCTTCCTAATTCAGGTAGGCAAAAAGGAAAAATCACCCGAGCCCAATAAGAAAAAAGATACGTTATTTGATAAATTACAACTTACTTAG
- a CDS encoding phosphosulfolactate synthase, giving the protein MDFLVLPKRITGTREYGLTSIIDLGISVGELRSILHDYHTFIDIAKLGIGSAYITPNLKEKIQLYQEYGIKTYCGGTLFEKSYMQNKVEEYLRWLKTLGFQWVEISNGTFPISLEERCEIISKVKQDFNVLAEVGSKDTESEMSLSQWKNEMCQLFEAGSKYVITEGRDSGTSGIYQKNGSIKKNLIRELLNGLDVNKIIFEAPTSQQQMYFINEIGANVNLGNVKIQDVLQLEVQRYGLRSETLYLEEDGCKLPL; this is encoded by the coding sequence ATGGATTTTTTAGTATTGCCAAAAAGGATAACAGGGACAAGGGAATATGGTCTCACTTCAATTATTGATTTAGGAATTTCTGTTGGAGAGTTAAGAAGTATTTTACATGATTATCATACATTTATAGATATTGCCAAATTAGGAATTGGCTCAGCTTATATTACGCCGAATCTAAAAGAAAAAATCCAATTATATCAGGAATATGGTATTAAAACTTACTGTGGTGGTACTTTGTTTGAAAAATCATACATGCAAAACAAAGTGGAAGAATATTTACGATGGTTAAAAACGCTAGGGTTCCAATGGGTAGAAATTTCAAACGGTACATTCCCTATTTCGTTAGAAGAACGATGTGAAATTATCTCTAAGGTTAAACAAGATTTTAATGTTTTAGCTGAAGTAGGATCAAAGGATACAGAATCTGAGATGTCTCTTTCTCAATGGAAAAATGAGATGTGCCAATTATTTGAAGCTGGAAGCAAATATGTGATTACAGAAGGAAGAGATTCAGGGACATCAGGAATTTATCAAAAAAATGGAAGCATTAAGAAGAATTTAATTCGAGAACTCTTAAATGGATTGGACGTAAATAAAATTATCTTTGAAGCACCAACGTCTCAACAACAAATGTATTTTATTAATGAAATAGGAGCAAATGTGAATTTAGGAAATGTCAAAATTCAAGATGTGTTACAATTAGAAGTTCAGCGTTACGGTTTAAGAAGTGAGACACTATATTTGGAGGAAGATGGATGCAAATTACCTTTATAA
- a CDS encoding histidine phosphatase family protein — MQITFIRHLPTEWNAKTWLQGRQDIDIIPVNKEVQRKINNNKQQLEKLAPFELILASTLKRTHQTAEQYGLEVLTEPLLDELNFGPYEGRPKAELINDKGEDWLEHPKDLILGESLVHFENRILKFLEKYKDSHQILVFGHGSWIRACISIVQDGNINGMNQLVVENNECITLNIDTHAIL; from the coding sequence ATGCAAATTACCTTTATAAGACATCTCCCAACAGAATGGAATGCCAAGACTTGGTTACAAGGACGGCAAGATATTGATATTATTCCTGTGAATAAAGAAGTCCAAAGGAAAATTAATAATAATAAACAACAATTAGAAAAGCTAGCTCCTTTCGAGTTAATATTAGCTAGTACATTAAAGAGAACTCATCAAACGGCAGAACAATATGGATTAGAAGTATTGACTGAGCCATTGTTAGATGAGTTGAATTTTGGACCTTATGAAGGACGACCGAAGGCGGAACTAATCAATGACAAGGGTGAAGACTGGCTCGAACATCCGAAAGATTTAATTCTGGGGGAAAGTTTAGTTCACTTTGAAAACCGGATTCTTAAGTTTTTGGAGAAATATAAAGACAGCCATCAAATACTTGTGTTTGGTCACGGATCATGGATTCGAGCATGTATTTCTATTGTACAGGACGGCAATATTAATGGAATGAATCAACTAGTAGTTGAAAATAATGAATGTATAACATTGAATATTGATACGCATGCCATACTATAA